One window from the genome of Daphnia pulex isolate KAP4 chromosome 9, ASM2113471v1 encodes:
- the LOC124202290 gene encoding uncharacterized protein LOC124202290 has product MAFPTSLFLVATVCCLTIVNAAGETLRPLPSDANRQQFKQMFMVAPPHLGYNQYHPYGGQVMMQPSAGGFYPYYPFAAGWRYPSSVDQGEFTKLELSDRAARDAIIIIPANAECLSATIEADGIGPCVKTSGAKRGSISIKFPAAGQTAVVAIVRSSTSRITLRCSEMNVVAAFTQTGKIADKSVVRTETGVMQLVVTSTEANGVMKCTW; this is encoded by the exons ATGGCATTTCCCACTTCCTTATTCTtg GTGGCGACAGTTTGCTGTCTCACCATCGTGAATGCAGCCGGAGAGACTCTCAGACCACTTCCTTCCGACGCCAATCGCCAGCAATTCAAGCAAATGTTCATGGTGGCTCCCCCTCATTTGGGCTACAACCAATACCATCCATATGGAGGCCAAGTGATGATGCAACCATCCGCAGGAGGTTTTTATCCATACTATCCATTTGCTGCTGGTTGGCGTTATCCATCATCGGTTGATCAAG GTGAATTTACTAAATTGGAATTGAGCGATCGAGCTGCCAGAGATGCTATTATAATCATCCcagcaaacgcag aATGCCTTTCCGCTACTATTGAGGCTGATGGCATCGGTCCCTGCGTGAAAACCTCGGGAGCTAAGCGCGGATCGATTTCGATCAAATTTCCCGCAGCCGGTCAGACCGCAGTTGTTGCCATCGTGCGGTCATCCACTTCGCGAATCACGCTCAGATGTTCAGAGATGAATGTCGTGGCAGCCTTTACC CAAACTGGTAAAATCGCCGATAAATCCGTAGTACGGACAGAGACCGGCGTCATGCAACTGGTGGTGACTAGCACTGAGGCCAACGGCGTTATGAAATGCACCTGGTAA